In Synechocystis sp. PCC 6714, the following are encoded in one genomic region:
- the msrA gene encoding peptide-methionine (S)-S-oxide reductase MsrA, protein MGMAIAVGGYLINPFSKVIPDPVVDITLVSSPNNGTEKAVFAGGCFWGLEAMFEEVRGVQGVQTGYSGGTEATANYSRVSGGGTDHAESIEIVYDPTQVSYGELLKIFFSVGHDPTQVNRQGVDQGRQYRSAIFATTPEQKQVAQAYIDQLEESQAFDQAIATEVNDFDTFYPAEDYHQDFVQRNPAHPYVLVHDLPKLHKFRQQYSDKLKVKS, encoded by the coding sequence GTGGGTATGGCGATCGCCGTGGGTGGTTATTTAATCAATCCTTTTTCCAAAGTCATCCCCGATCCGGTGGTGGATATTACTCTGGTATCTAGTCCCAACAATGGAACCGAAAAAGCTGTTTTTGCCGGGGGCTGTTTTTGGGGCTTGGAAGCCATGTTTGAGGAAGTGCGAGGGGTGCAGGGAGTACAAACGGGCTACAGCGGCGGCACAGAGGCCACTGCTAACTATTCCAGGGTGAGCGGCGGCGGCACTGACCATGCGGAGTCCATCGAAATTGTTTACGATCCGACCCAAGTAAGTTACGGGGAATTGCTGAAAATTTTCTTTTCCGTCGGCCATGATCCCACCCAAGTTAACCGCCAGGGCGTAGACCAGGGTCGCCAATATCGTTCTGCCATTTTTGCCACTACTCCCGAACAAAAACAGGTGGCCCAGGCTTACATTGACCAGCTAGAAGAAAGTCAGGCCTTTGACCAGGCGATCGCCACGGAGGTAAATGATTTTGATACCTTTTACCCAGCAGAAGATTATCACCAGGATTTTGTCCAACGGAATCCGGCCCATCCCTATGTGTTGGTGCATGATTTGCCTAAACTACACAAATTCCGCCAACAGTACAGTGATAAGCTAAAAGTCAAAAGTTAA
- a CDS encoding ArsA family ATPase → MALVLTFLGKGGVGRTTVAIAAAKKLAQGGQRVLVLGQDPSLAWQWDVALSETAQGIEANIDGLLLSSTHLLERGWEKLKEVEAQYLRSPALKNIYGEELGVLPGMDEVLVLNALREYELSGRYDVLIYDGPGNLSTLRMLGIPEIASWYWRRFQKVLADSEVVQTLSPFVQPVASAVLNVNWSPDQMLNHPDGPQNLLQQGKTAIADPNRFAAYLVTSNDALAQKTAQSYWGGAQQVGVTVKGVIQTPLGAGNLDANLFDPLPIAALPSYNQGNWQPLMDALPNPQAMGSAPRPLEIDVNARQVKVFLPGFDKRQVKLTQSGPELTIEAGDQRRNIDLPGNLRGKAVAGAKFQGGYLIVSF, encoded by the coding sequence GTGGCGTTAGTTCTGACTTTTTTAGGGAAAGGCGGTGTTGGCCGCACCACGGTGGCGATCGCCGCGGCTAAAAAACTGGCCCAGGGGGGCCAGAGGGTGCTGGTGCTAGGGCAAGATCCTAGTTTGGCCTGGCAATGGGACGTGGCCCTGTCGGAAACAGCCCAGGGGATAGAAGCAAACATCGATGGTTTACTACTCAGTTCCACCCATCTGCTGGAAAGGGGCTGGGAAAAGCTCAAGGAAGTGGAAGCCCAATATCTGCGATCGCCAGCGCTGAAAAATATCTACGGAGAAGAACTGGGGGTTCTGCCGGGCATGGACGAAGTGCTGGTGCTCAATGCCCTGCGGGAATACGAACTGAGCGGCCGCTATGACGTGCTGATTTACGACGGTCCGGGCAATCTCTCCACCCTGAGAATGTTGGGTATCCCTGAAATTGCCAGTTGGTATTGGCGCCGCTTCCAAAAGGTATTGGCGGATTCGGAAGTGGTGCAGACCCTTTCCCCCTTTGTGCAGCCCGTGGCCAGTGCGGTACTGAATGTTAACTGGAGTCCGGACCAAATGCTCAACCACCCTGATGGGCCCCAAAACCTTCTCCAGCAGGGTAAAACGGCGATCGCCGATCCCAATCGGTTTGCCGCTTACTTGGTAACCAGTAACGATGCCCTGGCGCAAAAAACAGCCCAGAGCTATTGGGGCGGAGCCCAGCAGGTGGGGGTGACGGTGAAGGGGGTGATTCAAACTCCCCTGGGGGCAGGCAACTTAGATGCTAATTTGTTTGATCCGTTGCCCATTGCGGCTCTGCCGAGTTACAACCAAGGTAACTGGCAACCCCTAATGGATGCGCTGCCCAATCCCCAGGCCATGGGTTCTGCCCCCCGACCATTGGAAATTGATGTTAACGCCCGCCAGGTGAAAGTATTTTTACCCGGTTTTGATAAACGTCAGGTGAAATTAACCCAGTCCGGGCCAGAGTTAACCATTGAAGCGGGGGATCAGCGGCGCAACATTGACCTACCTGGTAACCTACGGGGTAAGGCAGTGGCGGGGGCCAAATTCCAAGGAGGATATTTAATTGTTAGTTTTTAG
- a CDS encoding DUF2862 domain-containing protein yields MTIEIGQKVKVYRLRDRVSPDVVGKLGKVGVVKDFKMTDGSGIGAVVSFDDRTATWFFEDELKAI; encoded by the coding sequence ATGACGATTGAAATAGGTCAAAAAGTTAAGGTTTACCGTCTGCGGGATCGGGTTTCCCCCGATGTGGTAGGTAAACTGGGCAAAGTCGGTGTCGTTAAAGATTTTAAGATGACGGACGGCAGTGGCATTGGGGCGGTGGTTTCCTTTGATGACCGCACTGCCACCTGGTTCTTTGAGGACGAACTCAAGGCCATCTAG
- a CDS encoding transaldolase, with the protein MGKNLLEQLRQFTVVVADTGDIQAIETFTPRDSTTNPSLITAAAQMPQYQEIVDSTLLKAKDEAGENAPIKDIVQLAFDRLAVAFGLKILQIIPGRVSTEVDARLSYDTEATIAKARYLIGEYAKAGIDKKRILIKIASTWEGIKAAEVLEQEGIHCNLTLLFGLHQAIACAEAKVTLISPFVGRILDWYKKSTGKEYASHEDPGVQSVTTIYNYYKRFGYKTEVMGASFRNIGEIIELAGCDLLTISPQLLDQLRNTEGDLPRKLDPTRVPQDIEKIVMDKTTFDKMHTEDPMASEKLAEGIAGFTKALEVLEHLLEERLKVLDGQEHIKHGAEEIFHAYDLDGDGFITREEWAGTDVVFDALDRDHDGKITAAEMSAGLGAAFRLASVG; encoded by the coding sequence ATGGGTAAGAATCTCCTCGAACAACTGCGCCAATTTACAGTGGTGGTGGCCGACACCGGCGACATCCAAGCCATTGAAACCTTTACCCCCAGGGATTCCACCACTAATCCTTCCTTGATCACGGCGGCGGCCCAGATGCCCCAGTATCAGGAAATTGTGGACAGCACCCTGCTCAAAGCTAAAGATGAAGCCGGGGAAAATGCCCCTATTAAAGACATTGTCCAATTAGCATTTGACCGTTTGGCGGTGGCCTTTGGCCTCAAAATTCTGCAAATTATCCCCGGCCGGGTTTCTACAGAGGTGGACGCACGCCTTTCCTACGATACGGAAGCCACCATTGCCAAAGCCCGTTATCTCATCGGGGAATATGCCAAAGCCGGCATTGATAAAAAACGAATTCTGATCAAAATTGCTTCCACCTGGGAAGGTATTAAGGCGGCGGAAGTGTTGGAACAAGAAGGCATCCATTGCAATTTGACTCTGCTGTTTGGTCTCCACCAGGCGATCGCCTGTGCCGAAGCCAAAGTTACCCTAATTTCCCCCTTTGTGGGACGCATTTTAGACTGGTACAAAAAAAGTACCGGTAAAGAATATGCTAGCCACGAAGACCCCGGGGTGCAATCCGTCACCACCATTTACAACTACTACAAGCGGTTTGGCTACAAAACTGAGGTGATGGGGGCCAGCTTCCGCAACATTGGCGAAATCATCGAATTGGCTGGCTGTGACCTATTGACCATTTCCCCCCAATTATTGGATCAACTGCGGAACACGGAAGGAGATTTACCCCGTAAACTCGACCCCACTAGGGTGCCCCAGGACATTGAAAAAATTGTTATGGATAAAACTACCTTCGACAAAATGCACACCGAAGATCCCATGGCCTCGGAAAAACTAGCCGAAGGCATTGCCGGCTTTACCAAAGCGTTGGAAGTTTTGGAGCATTTGTTAGAAGAGCGGTTAAAAGTTCTGGATGGTCAAGAACACATCAAGCATGGAGCAGAGGAAATTTTCCATGCCTACGATTTGGACGGGGATGGCTTCATCACCAGGGAAGAATGGGCCGGCACCGATGTCGTTTTTGATGCCCTAGACCGGGACCATGATGGCAAAATCACCGCCGCTGAAATGTCCGCTGGTTTGGGCGCTGCTTTCCGTTTGGCTTCTGTGGGTTAG
- a CDS encoding shikimate kinase: MAQDLIKEQLQGVNLFLIGMMGSGKSTVGPLLAEQLGYRFFDADVLIERVAGKAIADIFAEDGEETFRDLETEVLGHLAAQTRSVIATGGGVVLRRQNWSYLHHGLVIWLDCPLDLLLTRLQGDEARPLLQVENLEARLENLLTQRQPLYAQADLRFPLQADQDPLAIAGELLATIPGLLKPQCSAEQN; encoded by the coding sequence ATGGCCCAGGACTTAATTAAAGAACAATTACAAGGCGTTAACCTGTTTCTAATCGGTATGATGGGCAGTGGTAAATCCACCGTCGGGCCTTTGTTGGCAGAACAGTTGGGGTACCGTTTTTTCGATGCCGATGTGTTGATTGAGCGCGTGGCCGGCAAGGCGATCGCCGACATTTTTGCGGAGGATGGGGAGGAGACTTTCCGGGATTTGGAAACGGAGGTGTTGGGGCATCTGGCGGCCCAGACCAGAAGCGTCATTGCCACCGGGGGCGGGGTGGTGCTAAGGCGACAAAATTGGAGTTATTTACACCATGGCCTTGTCATTTGGCTCGATTGTCCATTAGATCTATTGCTGACCAGGCTCCAGGGAGATGAAGCAAGGCCCCTGCTCCAGGTGGAAAATCTAGAGGCACGGTTAGAAAATTTATTGACCCAACGGCAACCCCTCTACGCCCAGGCGGATCTCCGGTTTCCCTTGCAAGCGGATCAGGACCCCCTGGCGATCGCCGGGGAATTACTGGCTACCATCCCAGGACTGCTTAAACCCCAATGCAGTGCTGAACAAAATTGA
- the hrcA gene encoding heat-inducible transcriptional repressor HrcA, translating into MVKPLRLNDRHQQILRATVQHYIATAEPVGSQTLAQEYQFAVSSATIRNALGQLEKAGLLYQPHVSAGRVPSDSGYRIYVDNLLTWSDRQSRTVKQRLESEINGDNWHFEALIQRMGQILASLSGYIALITFPQTETVQLRHLQLMLLPSNQILIILVTDSYHTHSLTLDLPSTMEAKEQGELEQELGIFSNFLNAQLRGKNLSELSHLDWRELDQKFSIYADFLQDLQQQLKPLLQRRMTAPLVVHGVSKVIQQPEFSQLEQVQMLLYLLEQEQEQLFSVLFDPDDYGDNLANLGQEINLVTGETVPRPRPVVTLRIGAENPLESMHPCTLVSAIYCQQQVPVGSVSILGPTRMVYQQTIPLVEKAAECLSAALSKN; encoded by the coding sequence ATGGTGAAGCCCCTCCGCTTAAACGATCGCCATCAGCAAATTCTCCGCGCCACCGTCCAGCACTACATCGCCACCGCCGAGCCTGTGGGCTCCCAAACCCTGGCCCAGGAATATCAATTTGCCGTCAGTTCCGCCACCATTCGCAATGCCCTCGGCCAGCTAGAAAAAGCCGGTTTGCTCTACCAACCCCATGTGTCCGCCGGCCGGGTTCCCTCTGATTCCGGTTACCGCATTTATGTCGATAATCTTCTGACCTGGAGCGATCGCCAAAGCCGCACGGTCAAACAACGGTTAGAAAGTGAAATTAACGGTGATAATTGGCACTTTGAAGCGCTAATTCAAAGAATGGGTCAGATTTTAGCTAGCTTAAGCGGTTATATCGCCCTAATTACCTTTCCCCAAACAGAAACGGTGCAATTGCGGCATTTACAGTTAATGCTGTTGCCATCCAACCAAATATTAATCATTCTGGTGACCGACAGTTACCACACCCACTCTCTCACCCTTGACTTACCCTCCACCATGGAAGCAAAAGAGCAGGGAGAATTGGAGCAGGAATTGGGGATTTTCTCTAATTTTCTTAATGCCCAATTACGGGGTAAGAATCTTTCCGAGCTAAGCCATTTAGATTGGCGGGAACTAGACCAAAAATTTAGTATCTATGCCGACTTTTTACAGGATTTACAACAGCAACTCAAACCGCTTCTGCAACGACGTATGACAGCCCCCCTGGTAGTTCACGGGGTTTCTAAGGTGATCCAACAACCGGAATTTTCCCAGCTAGAGCAAGTCCAGATGTTGTTGTATCTGCTGGAACAGGAACAGGAGCAATTATTTTCCGTACTATTCGACCCCGATGATTATGGAGATAACCTGGCTAACTTGGGCCAGGAAATCAATTTAGTAACCGGGGAAACTGTCCCTAGACCCCGTCCAGTGGTCACTCTCCGCATTGGCGCAGAAAACCCCCTGGAATCCATGCATCCTTGCACGTTAGTGTCTGCTATTTATTGCCAACAGCAGGTACCAGTGGGGAGTGTGAGCATTTTGGGCCCTACCCGCATGGTCTATCAGCAAACCATTCCGTTGGTGGAAAAGGCCGCTGAATGTTTATCGGCAGCGTTGAGCAAAAATTAG
- the cysH gene encoding phosphoadenosine phosphosulfate reductase, with amino-acid sequence MINTLTKLDLPTLQTELENATAQQIIAWADQTFGPGLVMSTSFGIQAAVMLHLVTSVIPDIPVIWIDTGYLPLETYQFADQLTERLQLNLKVYQSPLSPARMEALYGKLWQQKDIESLNRYDQIRKVEPMQRALKELEAIAWLTGLRRDQTRHRQNLKPVDLQGNQYKVLPILDWNSKMVYEYLTAHDLPYHPFFDQGYVSVGDWHSSRPLMAHDEDERDTRFHGLKQECGLHLPLSPEAGQSLDSSAL; translated from the coding sequence ATGATCAATACTCTCACTAAGCTCGATTTACCTACCCTGCAAACGGAGTTGGAAAACGCTACCGCTCAACAAATTATTGCCTGGGCAGACCAGACCTTTGGCCCCGGCTTGGTGATGAGTACAAGTTTTGGCATTCAAGCGGCGGTGATGCTCCATTTAGTGACCAGTGTTATTCCCGATATTCCCGTTATCTGGATTGATACGGGCTATTTGCCATTGGAAACCTATCAGTTTGCAGATCAGTTGACTGAACGGTTACAGCTAAATTTAAAGGTCTACCAATCCCCCCTCAGCCCAGCTCGCATGGAAGCTCTGTACGGCAAGCTCTGGCAACAGAAGGATATAGAATCCCTCAACCGCTATGATCAAATTCGTAAAGTTGAACCAATGCAGAGGGCGCTAAAAGAACTAGAGGCGATCGCCTGGTTGACGGGGTTGAGGAGGGATCAAACTCGCCACCGTCAGAATCTGAAACCAGTGGATCTCCAGGGTAATCAGTATAAGGTCCTCCCCATTTTGGATTGGAATTCCAAGATGGTTTATGAGTATCTCACTGCCCACGATTTACCCTACCATCCCTTTTTTGACCAAGGTTATGTTTCGGTGGGGGATTGGCACTCCAGTCGACCCCTGATGGCCCACGATGAAGATGAAAGGGACACCCGTTTCCATGGCCTAAAACAGGAATGCGGTTTACATTTGCCCTTGTCCCCGGAGGCTGGCCAGAGTTTGGATTCCAGTGCTTTATAA
- the hemJ gene encoding protoporphyrinogen oxidase HemJ, with protein MAYYWFKAFHLIGIVVWFAGLFYLVRLFVYHAEADQEPEPAKTILKKQYELMEKRLYNIITTPGMVVSVAMAIGLISTEPEILKSGWLHIKLTFVALLLLYHFYCGWVMKKLAQGECQWSGQQFRALNEAPTILLVVIVLLAVFKNNLPLDATTWLIVALVIAMAASIQLYAKKRRRDQALLTEQQKAASAQN; from the coding sequence ATGGCCTACTACTGGTTTAAAGCCTTCCACCTGATTGGCATTGTTGTTTGGTTTGCTGGATTATTCTATCTGGTGCGTCTTTTCGTTTACCACGCCGAAGCAGACCAGGAGCCAGAACCGGCCAAAACCATTCTCAAGAAACAGTATGAGTTGATGGAAAAACGGCTCTACAACATCATCACCACCCCTGGCATGGTCGTTAGTGTGGCCATGGCGATCGGTCTAATTTCCACAGAGCCCGAAATCCTCAAATCCGGTTGGCTCCACATCAAACTCACCTTTGTGGCATTACTTTTGCTCTACCATTTTTACTGTGGCTGGGTAATGAAAAAACTGGCCCAGGGAGAATGTCAATGGAGTGGACAGCAATTCCGAGCCTTGAACGAAGCTCCCACCATTCTGCTGGTGGTGATTGTATTGTTGGCGGTTTTTAAAAACAACTTACCCCTAGATGCCACCACCTGGTTAATTGTGGCTTTGGTTATTGCCATGGCCGCTTCCATCCAACTCTATGCCAAAAAACGTCGCCGGGATCAGGCACTGCTAACGGAACAGCAAAAGGCAGCTTCGGCCCAGAATTAG
- a CDS encoding GH3 auxin-responsive promoter family protein encodes MDDFLLIIGRYLLQPSFNRFQAALAQPQVEQEQLKTKLIKRLARTSYGQSIGIKQNSPWSAIPLVNYGNFSPWLEKQKALPRQGIITPEKILSWQQTSGSAGANKHIPYTRSLLSTFTFMFSVWAYDLLHHGPNFCTGKTYACISPTLGDRPAGIDDTDYLTGPLRWLSRRFLVRVGAHFPNGEAFRWVLALALLATPDLEIISLWSPTFLTVQLEFMAQHRQRLIMALGDRLDGNRREVLQKEEIDWSAVWPMLKLISCWDQLFAAEQARILQTYFPNVLIQGKGLLATEAPITIPLIKAKGFVPLVNQVVLEFIAPDGTILDLSELKRGPIYELIISTLGGLYRYRLGDRLQVSHWYFETPCLTLVGRGDQVSDMVGEKLTEEFVAQTLANLGLIPSNCHLYLVPTQVPQPHYILYGLSLAIAGKETLAQKLDHALQCSFHYQRARQLGQLGPAQVVTDQIPHWLNQRRWGDEKKYCLRIPASGGSGSF; translated from the coding sequence ATGGATGATTTTCTTTTAATTATTGGTAGATACCTACTACAGCCAAGCTTTAATCGTTTTCAAGCCGCATTAGCCCAACCCCAAGTCGAGCAAGAGCAGTTAAAAACCAAGCTTATTAAGCGCTTAGCTCGCACCAGTTACGGCCAATCTATCGGTATTAAACAAAATTCTCCTTGGTCTGCCATTCCCTTGGTTAATTATGGGAATTTTTCCCCCTGGTTAGAAAAACAAAAAGCATTGCCTCGACAAGGCATTATTACCCCTGAAAAAATTCTCTCTTGGCAACAAACTTCGGGTAGTGCCGGGGCAAATAAACACATTCCCTATACCCGTAGTCTGCTCAGTACTTTTACTTTTATGTTCTCTGTCTGGGCCTATGATTTGCTCCACCATGGTCCCAATTTTTGCACGGGTAAAACCTACGCTTGTATTTCTCCCACCCTTGGCGATCGCCCTGCTGGCATTGACGACACCGATTATTTGACGGGACCTCTGCGGTGGCTCAGTCGACGTTTTTTGGTTAGGGTCGGTGCCCATTTCCCCAATGGGGAAGCTTTTCGTTGGGTTCTAGCTTTAGCTTTATTGGCGACCCCAGATTTGGAAATTATTTCCCTCTGGAGTCCCACATTTTTGACCGTACAATTAGAATTCATGGCCCAGCATCGACAAAGGTTAATTATGGCCCTGGGCGATCGCCTTGATGGCAATAGACGTGAAGTCTTGCAAAAAGAGGAGATTGATTGGTCAGCGGTGTGGCCGATGTTAAAACTTATTTCCTGCTGGGATCAACTATTTGCCGCCGAACAAGCGCGGATTTTACAAACTTATTTTCCCAATGTATTAATCCAGGGTAAGGGATTATTAGCCACCGAAGCTCCCATTACTATTCCTCTGATCAAAGCCAAGGGATTTGTACCTTTGGTGAATCAAGTTGTGTTGGAATTCATTGCCCCCGATGGCACTATTTTGGATTTATCGGAGTTAAAAAGGGGACCAATTTATGAATTAATAATTTCGACTTTGGGGGGGTTATACCGTTACCGCCTTGGCGATCGCCTCCAGGTTTCCCATTGGTATTTCGAAACTCCTTGTCTAACGTTAGTGGGCCGTGGCGATCAGGTCAGCGACATGGTGGGGGAAAAATTGACGGAAGAATTTGTCGCCCAAACGTTGGCTAATCTGGGGCTTATCCCCAGTAATTGTCATCTCTACTTAGTGCCAACCCAAGTCCCCCAACCCCATTACATTTTGTATGGGTTATCCTTGGCGATCGCCGGAAAGGAAACATTGGCCCAGAAATTGGATCATGCCCTGCAATGCAGTTTCCACTACCAAAGGGCCCGACAATTGGGTCAACTAGGCCCCGCCCAAGTGGTGACGGATCAAATCCCCCATTGGCTAAACCAGCGCCGTTGGGGAGACGAAAAAAAATATTGCCTCCGTATTCCTGCCTCTGGTGGGAGTGGTAGCTTTTAG
- a CDS encoding response regulator transcription factor, translated as MTSTAVPDKILVVDDDHAILLLISRFLQSHNYQVETADTAAIAREKFTRFKPDLVILDVNLPDGNGFNLCQEMRSVRTLVMMLTCLRDRNHILEGFEQGADAYLTKPLDLPVFHAKIRALLNRHLPVVEFPVASTFTQALITIGNLTINGDRCEVTRKGNLVPLTLLEYQLLYFLATHPEKVWSRQELITSVWQNQLGETVERKVDVHIGQIRRKIGSPENQCIRTIRGKGYVFQHAPTGQD; from the coding sequence ATGACCTCCACAGCGGTGCCCGATAAAATCCTTGTGGTTGACGACGACCATGCCATTCTTCTCCTAATTTCCCGTTTTCTCCAGAGCCATAATTACCAAGTGGAAACCGCTGACACTGCGGCGATCGCCAGGGAGAAATTTACTCGATTCAAACCGGATTTGGTGATTTTAGATGTTAATCTTCCCGACGGCAATGGTTTTAACCTCTGTCAGGAAATGCGTAGTGTGCGGACATTGGTGATGATGCTCACTTGTCTGAGGGATCGTAACCATATACTCGAAGGTTTTGAACAGGGGGCGGACGCCTACCTCACTAAGCCACTGGATTTGCCCGTGTTCCACGCCAAAATTAGGGCTTTGCTCAACCGTCACCTACCGGTGGTTGAATTCCCCGTGGCATCAACGTTTACCCAGGCCCTGATTACCATTGGTAACCTCACCATCAACGGCGATCGATGCGAAGTCACCCGTAAAGGTAACCTCGTTCCCCTGACCCTTTTGGAGTATCAACTGCTCTATTTTTTGGCTACCCACCCCGAAAAAGTCTGGAGCCGTCAGGAACTAATCACCTCCGTTTGGCAAAATCAGCTTGGGGAAACTGTTGAACGGAAAGTAGATGTACATATTGGGCAAATTCGTCGCAAAATTGGTAGCCCGGAAAATCAGTGTATTCGCACCATTCGCGGTAAGGGTTATGTTTTCCAACACGCCCCCACAGGACAAGATTGA
- a CDS encoding bile acid:sodium symporter family protein, which translates to MESNFLTTIFLPLALFLIMLGMGLGLTIKDFNRIWLEPKAVVIGLIAQLVMLPLVGFALASLFSLSPELAVGVMILAACPGGSTSNVITYLLKGNVALSITLTAISSLVTIITIPLVVNLSANYFMGEQFALQLPFLKTVLQIAVITIVPVSLGMIFYHFFPKLATLIEQNVKWLSLFFLGTIIVAILVKERQNLAGFFLQVGGVTITLNLLTMALGYGIAMLVGLGLAERKSITIEVGIQNGTLAIAIATTLLNNPMMAIPAAIYSIVMFLSSAIFAGLLKSKIFAGIRSTEKYF; encoded by the coding sequence ATGGAGTCCAATTTTTTAACAACAATTTTTTTGCCCCTAGCCCTTTTCTTGATTATGCTTGGCATGGGGCTTGGTCTGACTATTAAGGACTTTAACCGAATTTGGCTAGAACCAAAAGCTGTTGTGATCGGTTTAATCGCTCAATTGGTGATGTTGCCCCTGGTGGGATTTGCCTTGGCATCGTTATTCTCCTTATCCCCGGAATTAGCAGTAGGTGTGATGATTCTAGCCGCCTGTCCCGGTGGCTCTACTTCCAATGTCATTACCTATTTGCTCAAAGGAAACGTTGCCCTTTCCATTACTTTAACTGCCATTAGTAGTTTAGTTACCATCATTACCATTCCCCTGGTGGTTAACCTGTCCGCCAACTATTTTATGGGGGAACAGTTTGCTCTCCAACTACCCTTTTTAAAAACTGTTCTACAAATTGCCGTAATTACCATTGTCCCCGTTAGTTTGGGGATGATTTTTTACCACTTTTTCCCAAAATTAGCTACATTAATTGAGCAAAATGTTAAGTGGCTTTCTCTATTTTTTCTCGGCACTATTATCGTTGCTATTCTAGTAAAAGAGCGACAAAACTTGGCAGGATTTTTCCTGCAGGTGGGGGGCGTGACTATCACTCTAAATTTGCTAACCATGGCCCTCGGCTACGGCATTGCGATGCTAGTCGGGCTGGGGTTGGCAGAGCGAAAATCCATCACCATTGAAGTGGGTATCCAAAACGGCACGTTGGCGATCGCCATTGCCACAACCCTTTTAAACAATCCCATGATGGCCATTCCCGCTGCGATTTATTCCATCGTTATGTTCCTCAGCAGCGCTATTTTTGCCGGGCTACTGAAATCGAAAATTTTCGCTGGAATCCGATCGACAGAAAAATATTTTTAG
- the cobD gene encoding threonine-phosphate decarboxylase CobD — protein sequence MFERPHHGGNLGWAAQMAGCPAFSLLDFSASINPLGPPSSVLAAIESALPALHHYPDPEYSLLRQAIADYHQLPMDWVLPGNGSAELLTLAGRTFANLDCTYVITPAFGDYDRSWRGAGAKLETIPWQVDQPWPWQKLRSPPNIPDAIVTQRQRRGLILNNPHNPSGALLAKEEILALLPHYQWVLLDEAFMDFLPPEQEQSLVPHLEAHPNLIILRSLTKFYRLPGLRLGYALAHPDLLTQWQAWRDPWPVNVLAEAAAIASLQTEEFRQQVWQWLPSTRQALQQDLTTLPGLWPLPSQANFLLVKTAIPGSTIQRELLTKFQILIRDCLSFPELGDSFFRIAVRTMTDNQKLGQALGHITATVGY from the coding sequence TTGTTTGAGCGACCCCACCACGGTGGTAATTTGGGTTGGGCAGCGCAGATGGCAGGCTGTCCAGCTTTTTCTTTACTAGATTTTTCCGCCAGTATTAATCCTTTGGGGCCTCCCTCCTCTGTCCTAGCCGCCATTGAGTCGGCTTTACCTGCCCTACATCATTATCCTGACCCCGAATATTCACTCCTCCGTCAGGCGATCGCCGATTATCATCAGTTACCGATGGATTGGGTGTTGCCGGGCAACGGTTCAGCGGAATTGTTAACATTAGCGGGGCGCACCTTTGCGAATTTAGACTGTACCTATGTAATCACCCCAGCTTTTGGAGACTATGACCGCAGTTGGCGGGGAGCAGGAGCCAAACTAGAAACTATTCCCTGGCAGGTTGATCAGCCCTGGCCTTGGCAAAAATTGCGATCGCCGCCTAATATCCCTGATGCCATTGTTACCCAGCGGCAAAGACGGGGTTTAATTCTCAATAATCCCCATAATCCCTCCGGTGCCCTCCTGGCGAAAGAGGAAATTCTTGCTCTCCTGCCCCACTATCAATGGGTGTTATTGGACGAAGCTTTTATGGATTTTCTGCCCCCAGAGCAAGAGCAAAGTTTGGTACCCCACCTGGAGGCACATCCTAATTTAATTATTCTCCGCTCTCTGACAAAGTTTTACCGTTTGCCCGGATTGCGCCTGGGTTATGCCCTGGCCCACCCAGATCTTTTGACCCAATGGCAAGCTTGGCGAGATCCCTGGCCAGTTAATGTTTTGGCCGAAGCGGCGGCGATCGCCAGTTTACAGACGGAAGAATTTCGTCAACAGGTTTGGCAATGGTTACCCTCTACCCGGCAAGCCTTGCAACAAGACCTAACGACTTTGCCGGGGCTATGGCCTTTACCAAGTCAGGCTAATTTTTTGCTGGTTAAAACTGCTATTCCCGGTTCTACCATTCAGCGGGAACTATTAACTAAATTTCAAATTTTAATCCGTGATTGCCTCAGCTTTCCAGAATTAGGGGATAGTTTTTTCCGGATAGCAGTAAGGACAATGACAGATAACCAGAAATTGGGCCAAGCCCTAGGGCACATCACAGCCACGGTGGGATATTGA